Proteins found in one Arachis stenosperma cultivar V10309 chromosome 8, arast.V10309.gnm1.PFL2, whole genome shotgun sequence genomic segment:
- the LOC130945829 gene encoding uncharacterized protein LOC130945829, producing MEANTAVTLQAAQRLGQPAGNGNENGEGNANDNAEENGGNTGGAPMTLATFLKVHPPTFRGSTNPTEVDNWFQAIERVLQAQHVPNNQYVEFAAYQLVGEAQHWWQGECHSLQLQNADVLWDVFQTAIYKKYFPESAREAKEMELMLLKQGFLSVVDYTSKFEELCRFSRVCQGVPKTYESWKCIKYQRGLKENIMTTVAPMEICTFSDLVNKAWVVEEYTKTVPASKDTHGGNTSNGRGKYFHPRGQSFKR from the coding sequence atGGAAGCTAATACTGCTGTGACTCTGCAAGCAGCGCAGAGGTTAGGCCAACCGGCTGGGAATGGAAACGAGAATGGCGAAGGAAATGCTAATGATAATGCTGAAGAGAACGGCGGCAATACGGGTGGTGCTCCGATGACCTTGGCGACTTTTCTCAAGGTTCATCCACCAACTTTCCGAGGATCAACTAATCCTACAGAAGTAGACAACTGGTTCCAGGCCATAGAGCGTGTTTTACAGGCGCAACACGTTCCGAATAATCAATATGTCGAGTTTGCTGCTTATCAGCTTGTGGGAGAGGCCCAACATTGGTGGCAAGGCGAGTGCCACTCGCTACAGCTCCAAAATGCTGATGTTCTTTGGGATGTATTTCAGACGGCCATTTATAAGAAATACTTCCCTGAGTCTGCAAGGGAAGCGAAGGAGATGGAATTGATGCTGCTGAAGCAAGGTTTCCTATCTGTGGTGGACTACACAAGTAAGTTTGAGGAGCTTTGTAGGTTTTCTAGGGTGTGCCAGGGTGTCCCAAAAACCTATGAAAGTTGGAAATGTATTAAATACCAAAGGGGGTTGAAGGAAAACATAATGACTACTGTGGCTCCTATGGAGATTTGTACCTTTTCCGACTTGGTGAACAAAGCATGGGTGGTTGAGGAATATACCAAGACAGTACCGGCGTCCAAGGATACTCATGGAGGGAATACTAGTAATGGACGTGGCAAGTATTTCCATCCGAGGGGTCAAAGTTTCAAGAGATGA